The Nitrospirota bacterium DNA segment GTGTAGTGCTCATTTAGAATCCTACTGGGAATTGTCATTCTGAGCGGAGCGAAGAATGACAACCATAATATTACCCGAATTCCGGCGCAATGTCTTTCATGAATCGTTCCATTTGCGCCAGTCCAATCGACACATCGTTCATCGGAAACCACAGCGCGGCGTGTTCCAATCCGGCTTGCGCGTATTGGCGTAATGTTTGCCGAATATCGTCATCCGTTCCACTCAAGCGGCGACGCGGCGCACCGCGATATTCGTACGTAGGCGGCGTTGCTGGATTCAGGTCGATGTTGAGGCGCGCGGAGATGGTCAAGCGCTTCGACGGATTGAGTTCTGCGATGCGCGTGACGGCTTTCGCAACAACCTCAGGCATTGCGCCGGTCGCGTGCCATGCATCGCCAAACCGTGCCGCGCGGCGAAAAGCTGGCTCTTCGTTGCCGCCGATCCAAATCGGAATATTTTTCTTGGGCGGAAGCGGCGCAAACACGGCGTGATCGAGGTTGGTGTACTTGCCGTGAAACGTCGCGTCCTCATTCGACCAGAGCGTGCGCAAAAGCGTAATGTCCTCGTCGAGTCGCTTGCCGCGATTTTTGAAATTTGCTCCCAGGTTTTTGTATTCCGTTTCGTTCCAGCCAACGCCCAGCCCAACGATCATGCGTCCGCCCGACGCGACATCAATCGTGGCGATTTGTTTTGCGGCGAGGATTGGATTGCGCTGGGGCAGCACCAAGATCGACGTGCCGAGTTTGATGCGCTGGGTGATGGGCGCGACCATTGCCAGCGT contains these protein-coding regions:
- a CDS encoding TIGR03619 family F420-dependent LLM class oxidoreductase, coding for MIFGAGLPNYGKGKTFDDIRRVAQAAEQLGYDSVWTTDHVIVPQENIEPYGHIMESIVTLAMVAPITQRIKLGTSILVLPQRNPILAAKQIATIDVASGGRMIVGLGVGWNETEYKNLGANFKNRGKRLDEDITLLRTLWSNEDATFHGKYTNLDHAVFAPLPPKKNIPIWIGGNEEPAFRRAARFGDAWHATGAMPEVVAKAVTRIAELNPSKRLTISARLNIDLNPATPPTYEYRGAPRRRLSGTDDDIRQTLRQYAQAGLEHAALWFPMNDVSIGLAQMERFMKDIAPEFG